The Mercurialis annua linkage group LG2, ddMerAnnu1.2, whole genome shotgun sequence genome contains a region encoding:
- the LOC126668796 gene encoding autophagy-related protein 18f, which translates to MRNSSDGQQHKNLQGRAFRAISSYLRIVSSGASTVARSAASVAQSIVDRDDDGGSDQVHWAGFDKLEDDGGVFRRVLLLGYRSGFQVWDVEEADNVRDLVSRHDGPASFMQLLPKPIASKRSEDNFAESRPLLVVCTNGAVTGVNDFPDRLLSQCNGSTPNVHESGNGNFVPTVVRFYSLRSQSYVHMVKFRSVVYSVRCSSRIVAISQAAQIHCFDAATLEREYTILTNPIVTNPGSGGMGYGPLAVGPRWLAYSGSPVAISNSGRVSPQHLTPSSSFPGFNSNGSLVAHYAKESSKQLAAGIVTLGDMGYKKLSRYCSELLPDPHSSLQSGSPGWKGNGTLNGHLPDADNIGMVVVRDIVGKVVIAQFKAHRSPISALCFDPSGTLLVTASVHGHNINVFKIMPGSSSSGDAGASYTHLYRLQRGFTNAVIQDISFSDDSNWIMISSSRGTSHLFAINPIGGSVNLQTSDACYSAKNCGSGVTTKSAVRWPPSLGAQMHNQQSFCASGPPVTLSVVSRIRNGNNGWKGTVTGAAAAATGKLISLSGAIASSFHNCKGNNDLYADGAISKTKYHLLVFSPSGCMIQYMLRASADIDSKAFVPGLGVSFESVPESDGRLVVEAIQKWNFCHKLSRREREDNVDIYGDNGNSDSKRYPEGRKKGNSVHPEDMATATKAKNLDEKHHLYISEAELQMHQPCNALWSKPEVCFQPMMTEGTKLDGENAMLGEIEIERILTRTIEARSANLVPVFDRRRYARTPSLDCNTNGWLPHQRPVLSKNGRNSCRSSSCSLDYITDYGAVAAETQNGVEERGWNSCRMPLEEDTGYVNSSDGSKTDTRLENVNNRSLNTEAQLKLVNSKSGGSTVENHFEDEGDEFD; encoded by the exons GTACACTGGGCTGGTTTTGACAAGTTAGAAGATGATGGTGGTGTCTTTCGGCGAGTTCTGTTGTTAGGTTATCGGTCTGGTTTCCAGGTTTGGGATGTTGAAGAAGCAGATAATGTCCGTGATCTAGTTTCCAGACATGATGGCCCTGCTTCGTTCATGCAATTGTTGCCAAAGCCTATAGCATCAAAGAGGTCAGAGGACAACTTTGCAGAAAGCCGACCTCTTCTGGTAGTTTGCACTAATGGGGCTGTCACTGGAGTCAATGATTTTCCAGATAGGTTACTTAGTCAATGCAACGGGAGCACTCCTAACGTCCATGAGTCTGGTAATGGAAACTTTGTGCCAACTGTAGTGCGGTTTTATTCACTCAGATCACAATCTTATGTACATATGGTTAAGTTTAGATCAGTTGTTTATTCTGTGAGGTGCAGTTCTCGTATAGTTGCCATTTCTCAAGCAGCTCAG ATACACTGTTTTGATGCTGCAACATTGGAGAGAGAGTACACCATTCTTACAAATCCTATAGTTACAAATCCTGGTTCCGGAGGGATGGGCTATGGTCCTCTTGCCGTTGGTCCCAGGTGGCTGGCTTACAGTGGAAGTCCAGTTGCAATCTCTAATTCTGGACGTGTTAGCCCTCAACATTTAACTCCTTCATCAAGTTTTCCTGGTTTCAATTCAAATGGGAGTTTGGTCGCCCATTATGCAAAAGAATCGAGCAAACAACTTGCTGCTGGAATTGTGACTCTTGGGGACATGGGATATAAGAAATTGTCCAGGTATTGCTCAGAGCTCCTACCTGATCCCCACAGTTCCTTACAATCAGGGAGTCCTGGCTGGAAAGGAAATGGTACTCTTAATGGCCATTTACCAGATGCAGATAACATAGGCATG GTTGTTGTGAGGGATATTGTTGGTAAAGTTGTTATTGCCCAGTTTAAAGCGCACAGGAGTCCCATTTCAGCATTATGCTTTGATCCTAGTGGCACCCTTTTAGTTACTGCCTCGGTTCACGGTCATAACATAAATGTGTTTAAAATAATGCCTGGAAGCTCTTCCTCAGGTGACGCTGGAGCATCCTACACACATCTTTACCGGCTGCAACGTGGGTTTACCAATGCA GTTATACAGGATATAAGTTTCAGTGATGACAGCAACTGGATTATGATAAGTTCTTCAAGGGGAACAAGTCATTTATTTGCTATTAATCCCATTGGAGGGTCAGTTAACTTGCAGACTTCGGATGCTTGTTATTCTGCTAAAAATTGTGGATCTGGTGTAACGACTAAGTCAGCTGTTCGTTGGCCGCCTAGTTTAGGTGCACAAATGCATAATCAGCAGAGCTTTTGTGCATCTGGTCCTCCAGTGACGCTCTCTGTTGTCAGCAGAATAAGAAATGGAAACAATGGTTGGAAAGGTACTGTAACTGGTGCTGCCGCAGCTGCAACAGGCAAGTTGATTTCCCTCTCGGGGGCTATTGCTTCATCTTTCCATAACTGTAAAGGGAACAATGACTTATATGCGGATGGCGCCATTTCGAAAACTAAGTACCACCTTCTTGTTTTCTCTCCGTCTGGTTGTATGATACAATACATGTTGCGTGCGTCAGCTGACATTGATTCAAAAGCTTTCGTGCCTGGGTTAGGCGTGTCTTTTGAATCAGTTCCTGAAAGTGATGGGAGGTTAGTTGTTGAGGCAATTCAGAAGTGGAATTTCTGTCATAAATTAAGCCGAAGAGAGCGAGAGGATAATGTTGACATATACGGTGACAATGGAAATTCAGATAGTAAGAGATATCCTGAAGGCAGGAAAAAGGGAAATAGTGTTCACCCTGAAGACATGGCTACAGCTACAAAAGCAAAGAACCTTGATGAAAAGCATCATTTGTACATTTCAGAAGCTGAACTACAAATGCATCAACCTTGTAATGCATTATGGTCAAAGCCTGAG GTATGTTTCCAACCAATGATGACTGAGGGGACAAAATTGGATGGAGAAAATGCAATGTTGGGGGAAATTGAGATAGAAAGGATTTTAACTCGCACAATTGAAGCAAGGTCAGCGAATTTAGTTCCTGTTTTTGACCGTCGCCGATATGCGAG GACTCCGTCCTTAGATTGCAACACGAATGGGTGGCTTCCACATCAAAGACCCGTGCTTTCGAAAAATGGCAGGAATTCATGTAGGAGCAGCTCTTGCTCTCTCGACTACATAACTGATTATGGCGCTGTAGCTGCTGAAACTCAGAATGGAGTTGAAGAAAGAGGATGGAATAGTTGTAGGATGCCCTTGGAAGAAGATACGGGTTATGTAAATAGTAGCGATGGCTCCAAAACAGATACTAGACTTGAGAATGTAAATAATAGAAGCTTAAATACAGAAGCTCAACTCAAGCTTGTAAATAGCAAAAGTGGAGGCTCAACAGTGGAAAACCATTTTGAAGACGAGGGCGATGAGTTTGATTAG